The Breoghania sp. L-A4 sequence CCTTTCTCGCCGGCGTCGAAAGCCTGCTGTCGGCCGTGGTCGCCGATGGCATGACAGGCCGCCGCCATCGCTCCAACTGCGAGCTGGTGGCGCAGGGAATCGCCAACGCCGCGTCCGCGCTGTTCGGCGGCATGCCCGCGACCGGCGCCATCGCCCGCACGGCCACCAACGTCAAGACCGGCGCGCGCTCGCCGGTCGCGGGCATGCTGCACGCGGTGTTCATTCTCGCCTTCATGGTGTTTCTCGCGCCGCTGGCGGACGCCATTCCGCTGGCGAGCCTGGCGGCGGTTCTGGTGATCGTCGCCTGGAACATGAGCGAGATCGACAAGTTCCGTCATCTGATGACCGCGCCACTTGGCGACCGGCTGATCCTGCTGGTCACGTTCGGGCTCACGGTGATGGTCGATCTGACGGTCGCCATCGAGGTGGGCGTGGTGCTGGCGGCGATTGTCTTCATGCACAGGATGGCGGAAGTCGCAGCCGTCACGCTGGGCGTCGAATGGATCGATGAGGATATCGACGATTTCGAGCCGGGCGCCAATGGCGCGCCGGACCAGCGTATCGCGCTGCCGAAGGGTGTCGAGGTGTTCAAGCTTCGCGGACCGCTGTTTTTCGGCGCGGCTTCGCGGCTTGGCGACATGCTGGATTCCATCGGCCGGCCGCCGCGCGTGTTCATCTTGCGCATGGGCGAGGTGCCGCTGATCGATTCAACCGGCGTCGGCGCGCTCGAGACATTCGTGCGCCGGTGTACCGACAACGGCACCCTGGTGATCGCCAGCAATATCCAGAAACAGCCCCGCGCCATTCTCAGGCAGATGGGGTTCGAGCGCGACGGGCAGCGGCTGCTGTTCGCCGACAGCATGCAGCACGCAAAACAGATTGCTCAAGACCATTTGCAGGCGCTGGCGCCCGAGCGATAGGGCGCAGTTTCAGAACAGTTTTGTTGCTTCCGCAGAGGCGCCCGCTGACGGTCGCCTTTATGTCCGTAAAAATAACTATAGTGTTGCATTTACTTATTTTTTTAACCGTTTGTCGCTTAGGTGGAACGGAATGTTCCGGAGCGAACTATGTGGAAATGCCTGCGCAACGCCGAATTCCGGCTGATTGTATCGCTGCTCTTCATTGGGTCGGTTCTGATCTTGCTTTCCTATGTCGTGGTCAACCATACGGTCAGCCATTGGGTAGAGCATGACGCGGAAGAGGCGGCGCTCGAGTGGGCGCAGGCCTATTCGCTCCGTCTCGACGATCTGGAGCAGATTGCGCGCGGGGAGACGCCGAGCGACCACAGCCAGGAATTCATCCGCACCGTGCGAAGCATCGGCCGGGTGTTCCGCTTCAAGGTCTTCGACACCGAAGGCCGTCTCAGGCTGGTTTCCGACGCCATCGACAATCCGGGCGGCGTGGACACCAATCCCGAAGGCGCGACCGCCCTGGCGGAGCACAACGCCAAGGCCGCGGCTGTCGTGGCCAACGGAATTCCGCATACATCCGTGGAGACGGGAACGCCGCCGGACCGTCCCGAGCTCTATGCGGAAACCTATCTGCCGGTGATGGATGGCGACCGCACCGTCGCGATCATCGAGGTCTATGTGGACCAGACCGAAAAGGCCGGTCATTTCACGCGCGACCTTGCGTGGATGGGTGTCTGGCTCACCGGAATTGCGGCGTTGGCCTTCGCTCTGCCCTACGGCGCCTTCCTGTTCCGCAACCGCCAGAAGAGCAAGAGCGACGAACGGCTGCACTTTCTCGCACATCACGACCCGATGACCCTGGTGCTGAACCGTTCGGCCTTCGTGGAGCAGCTTCAGGCCGCCATCGAAGAGGCTCGCGTGCAAGGCGAAAGCATCGCGGTGCATTACATCGATCTCGATCACTTCAAGGACATCAACGATTCGCTTGGCCACGGCGTTGGCGACGCGCTGATCCGCGCGTTCGCCCAGCGCGCCCGCGAGACCATCCGGCCCGGCGACCTGGTCGGCCGGTTCGGTGGCGACGAGTTCGTCGTGGCGCAACGCGGCATCACCGCGGGCGGACAGGCCACGGCGGTCGCCGACCGGCTGGTGGCGGCGCTGAGCGAACCCTATGTGCTCGACGGTCATGACCTGTCGATCACGTTGAGTGTCGGTAGCGCCATTGCGCCGCGCGACGCTCACACGCCCGACGAGTTGCTGCGGCGCGCCGACCTGGCGCTTTACTATGTGAAGACCAGTGGCCGCAACGGCTTTGCCTTCTTCCGCGCCACCATGAACGAGGAGCTGCAGTCGCGGCGCGATCTGGAGGCCCGCCTCAAGCGGGCGACGCAGGAAGAGAGCTTTCAGTTGCACTTCCAGCCGGTGGTCAACTCCGATGGCAGCCTGGTCACGGGCTTCGAGGCTCTGTTGCGCCTGCCCGACGACGGCGGGGCCTTCGTATCGCCCGCGGAGTTCATCCCGCTGGCGGAGAACATGGGGCTGATTCCGAGGATTGGCGCCTGGGTGCTGCGCAAGGCGTGCGAAACGGCGATGACCTGGCCGGAGGACCATGTGGTGGCCGTCAATCTCTCGCCGGCGCAGTTCGCCAAGGACGACGTGCCCGGTATCGTCGCCGGTGTGCTCAAGGATACCGGCCTGCCGGCCGCCCGGCTCGAGCTGGAAATCACCGAAGGGTTGCTGATGAAGGATGCGGAGAGCGTGATGAGGCAATTGCGCGCTCTCAAGCAGCTTGGCGTCAGCATCGTCATGGATGATTTCGGAACCGGATATTCGAGCCTGGGGTATCTGTGGCGGTTCCCGTTCGACAAGATCAAGATCGACCGCAGCTTCATGCAGGCGTTCGACGGCACGGATGAAAATGTCGAAAGCATTCTCTCGACCATCGTGTCGCTGGGCCATTCGCTGAAGATGCAGGTCACGGCGGAGGGCGTCGAGACGCCCGAACAGGCGGCCTTCATGGCGCGGCTCGACTGCGACAACATCCAGGGCTTCCTGTACGGACGCCCGATGCCGGCCGGCGAGATCGCGGCCGATCTGATCAATCGCCTGGCGCGCCGGGTTCAGGCGGAAGCCGAGCTCCGCGGCAGCGGGGCGGCGTCAGCGAAGGCCGCAACGCCAGCCGCGTGCGCCGCCGACGGCGGCTAGAAAGCGCTCTCGGGCGTCATTTGTGAGCCGGTTGCCGCTGCCGGGCCCGATACGCTAGCTGGCGCGTTCGGCGACGAAACGCGCCGCCTGGCGCAGGATGTCCGCGCGTGAGCCGAAATCCGCGAGCAATCCGTCCGCCTCGTCGACAAGATCGCGCAATGTGGCGCGGGTCCAGTCGACGCCCTTGAGCGCCACGAGCGTCGCCTTGCCGCGGTCTGCGTCCTTTCCCGCCGCCTTGCCGAGCGTCGCGGCGTCGCCTTCCACATCCAGCAGGTCATCGGCGAGCTGGAACGCCAGCCCGATGATCTCGCCGAACCGGGTGATCCGGCCAAGTTCGGTCTCCTCCGCGCCGGCCATGCGGGCGCCGGCCCACGCCGCGAAGCGGATCAGCGCGCCGGTCTTCATCGATTGCAGCCGCCGGATCTCCGGCTCGTCGAGCGCCTTGCCTTCGTTTTGCAGATCGAACATCTGGCCGCCGGCCATGCCGCCGGGGCCCGCGGCGCGCGCCAGCTCAAGCGTCAGTTCGGCGCGCAGGGCGGGATCGGCGTCGGTCAGCGGATCGGCGAGGATATCGAAGGCGTAGGTGAGCAGCGCGTCGCCGGCGAGAATCGCGGTCGCCTCGTCAAAGGCGACATGCACGGTCGGCTGGCCGCGGCGCAGCGCGTCGTCGTCCATGGCGGGCAGGTCGTCGTGCGCCAGGCTGTAGCAATGCAGGCATTCGAGCGCCGCCGCGGCGCGCAGCACGCCGGGATCCTCGCGGCCGAACAGCCGCGCGCTCTCGACGAGCAGAAAGGGCCGCAGGCGCTTGCCCCCGCCGAGCGCCGCATGCCGCATCGCGCGCATCAGACGGTCCGGGCGGGCGATTTCACCGTGGCGCGGGCTGTCGTCGAGAAGCGCCTCCAGCGTGCTCTGGGTCGCTGCCGCCACCTGCGTCAGCCGTTGGGAGAAATCCTGCATCAATTGGGCAAACTGTCCTGTGACGCGCCATCATGGCGGGAGAGCGAAACCGCTTTCCCATGGCGCCGGAATGGGTGGTCCGCATGGGTACGCGATCGCCCATGCCGATCCGGCTTGCCCCATGCGTGCGGCAAGGTCAAGCACGGCGGAGGTGGTGGCGTCGTCTCCGCGCATGATGTCTATTGAGCGTTGCCGAGCGGTGGCGCGGCGCTGTAGGAGAGGTGCGCGGCATGCAACCTCATCATCCGCGTCCGCGTTTGGGACGCAGACAACCCGGGCAGGATATGGCGACGGCACGCGGAAAGACGGCAGGATCGGCGGCACGCCGGCGCAAGGTTTGGCGCCTGACGCGCATCGCCCTGCGCATCGGCGTGTTCCTGTGCCTGGCGCCGCTGGTGCTCACGGTGGCCTATGCGTTCCTGCCGGCGATGTCCGCACCGATGATGGCGCGGCTGGTCACCTTGCAGAAGGTCGAGCGCATCTGGACGCCGCTCGACGGAATCTCACCGACGCTGGTTCGCGCCGTCGTGGCGTCCGAGGACGCGCGCTTTTGCAGCCATCCCGGCGTCGACTGGGAGGCGTTGGAGGATCAGCTGTCGAAGCTGGAGGACGGCGAGCGGCCGCGCGGCGCGTCCACCATCACCATGCAGCTCGCCAAGAACCTTTTTCTCTGGCCGGGCCGCAGCTACCTGCGCAAGGGGCTGGAGATCCCGCTGGCGTTGTGGATCGACCTGGTGCTGTCGAAACGGCGGATCCTGGAGCTGTATCTCAATGTCGCGGAATGGGGTGATGGTGTCTTTGGCGCGGAAGCCGCCGCGCGGCGGCATTTCGGCAAGTCCGCCTCCGAGCTCTCGCGCAGCGAGGCCGCGCGGCTTGCCACCGCGCTTCCCAACCCGATCCTGCGCAACCCCGCGAACCCCTCGAAGCGCCATTCCGCGCACGCCCGGACCATTCGCGGCCGGGCCACTCCGGCGCAGGTGCCGGTCGATTGTCTGGCGCTTGAGAAGGGTTAGTTCATGGACTCGTGCAATAAGATCGAAATGCGAAAAAACATCGGTTGCCGGGCTGGCAAAAGCCAATCGTTGCCTGTATAACCCCGCCCATTCTGAAATTCAGGCGTAGCGTTCTCCGGGATCACCCGGGAGGCCCGCCCCGGTCCGGATCGCCGGACTTTGATCACGGAGACACGACCATGGCCGTTCCCAAGAGGAAGACCTCGCGCATGAAGCGCGGTTTTCGCCGTTCCGCCGATGCGCTGAATCAGCAGGCGTATGTTGAAGACAAGGATTCCGGCGAGCTTCGCCGTCCGCACCACATCGATCTGAAGAGCGGCATGTATCGCGGCCGCCAGATCCTTGAGCCGAAGAGCAGCGTCTGAGGCTGTTTGCGCGCGGGTTCGCCCGCGCGATTCAAGGTGTTGATTTCAAAGGCCGGCGCCAGCGCCGGCCTTTTTGTGTTGGCTGGTTGACGCGGCGGTGCCCGAGTGCGTACGAATCGGGGCGCATTCGCGGGAACTGGATCCGCAGCGTCTTATTCATTCGCACAATTTGAGCGAGGCTCCGATGCCGTTTCTCGTCAACATTCCGCTGACCGTGGCGCCGCTGCTGGTCTACAACATCATTGCCTATGGCCTTGTCGGCAACTTCCCCGGCGATCCATGGACCTTGCCGGTCATGACCGCGCAACTGGCCTCCGGCGCCCGCTGGACCATGCTGCTGGGCGACCTCATGATCCTGTCCGGACTGGTGTTTCTGTTCATCGAGATCGTCAAGGCGACCCGGGTGGGCTCCACCAGCGTGCTCGATCACATTCTCTCGGCGCTGGTCTTCGCCATCTATCTGGTCGAATTCCTGATCGTGCCGGCGGCCGCCAGTTCGGTGTTTTTCCTGCTGCTGGTGATTTCGCTGGTCGATCTCATCGCCGGCTTTACCGTGACGATCCACGGCGCGCGTCGCGATGTGGCCTTCGGCCCCAACGGCCATATGTGAGTCAAAGGGCCTCAAGTCCATCTCGGAATTAAGACACGACCGCGTCGGCCTACGATGGACTTGAGCGCGTCTTGAATGATTTTTGAGTCAGTTCGCGGCGCCTGACGCGCCGCCAGGGCCGACC is a genomic window containing:
- the sulP gene encoding sulfate permease, translated to MPHRATPAWRLYIPKLVTVLREGYGVAHFRADLIAGLTVAIVALPLAMALAIASGATPDKGLLTAVVAGFLISAFGGSRFQIGGPTGAFVVVVFNVIAQYGYDGLVLATLMAGLMLIAAGLFRFGTWIKYIPEPVVTGFTAGIAVIIFSSQIKDLFGLDMETVPAEFFDKWAAFWEARDTLSPVNLVIALSALAAIILLRRYAPRFPAFLIAVAGASLAVWLFNLPVDTIGTRFGGIPQSLPWPEMPRIDAARIAELIPSAFTIAFLAGVESLLSAVVADGMTGRRHRSNCELVAQGIANAASALFGGMPATGAIARTATNVKTGARSPVAGMLHAVFILAFMVFLAPLADAIPLASLAAVLVIVAWNMSEIDKFRHLMTAPLGDRLILLVTFGLTVMVDLTVAIEVGVVLAAIVFMHRMAEVAAVTLGVEWIDEDIDDFEPGANGAPDQRIALPKGVEVFKLRGPLFFGAASRLGDMLDSIGRPPRVFILRMGEVPLIDSTGVGALETFVRRCTDNGTLVIASNIQKQPRAILRQMGFERDGQRLLFADSMQHAKQIAQDHLQALAPER
- a CDS encoding bifunctional diguanylate cyclase/phosphodiesterase, with translation MWKCLRNAEFRLIVSLLFIGSVLILLSYVVVNHTVSHWVEHDAEEAALEWAQAYSLRLDDLEQIARGETPSDHSQEFIRTVRSIGRVFRFKVFDTEGRLRLVSDAIDNPGGVDTNPEGATALAEHNAKAAAVVANGIPHTSVETGTPPDRPELYAETYLPVMDGDRTVAIIEVYVDQTEKAGHFTRDLAWMGVWLTGIAALAFALPYGAFLFRNRQKSKSDERLHFLAHHDPMTLVLNRSAFVEQLQAAIEEARVQGESIAVHYIDLDHFKDINDSLGHGVGDALIRAFAQRARETIRPGDLVGRFGGDEFVVAQRGITAGGQATAVADRLVAALSEPYVLDGHDLSITLSVGSAIAPRDAHTPDELLRRADLALYYVKTSGRNGFAFFRATMNEELQSRRDLEARLKRATQEESFQLHFQPVVNSDGSLVTGFEALLRLPDDGGAFVSPAEFIPLAENMGLIPRIGAWVLRKACETAMTWPEDHVVAVNLSPAQFAKDDVPGIVAGVLKDTGLPAARLELEITEGLLMKDAESVMRQLRALKQLGVSIVMDDFGTGYSSLGYLWRFPFDKIKIDRSFMQAFDGTDENVESILSTIVSLGHSLKMQVTAEGVETPEQAAFMARLDCDNIQGFLYGRPMPAGEIAADLINRLARRVQAEAELRGSGAASAKAATPAACAADGG
- a CDS encoding polyprenyl synthetase family protein, with the translated sequence MQDFSQRLTQVAAATQSTLEALLDDSPRHGEIARPDRLMRAMRHAALGGGKRLRPFLLVESARLFGREDPGVLRAAAALECLHCYSLAHDDLPAMDDDALRRGQPTVHVAFDEATAILAGDALLTYAFDILADPLTDADPALRAELTLELARAAGPGGMAGGQMFDLQNEGKALDEPEIRRLQSMKTGALIRFAAWAGARMAGAEETELGRITRFGEIIGLAFQLADDLLDVEGDAATLGKAAGKDADRGKATLVALKGVDWTRATLRDLVDEADGLLADFGSRADILRQAARFVAERAS
- the mtgA gene encoding monofunctional biosynthetic peptidoglycan transglycosylase, producing the protein MATARGKTAGSAARRRKVWRLTRIALRIGVFLCLAPLVLTVAYAFLPAMSAPMMARLVTLQKVERIWTPLDGISPTLVRAVVASEDARFCSHPGVDWEALEDQLSKLEDGERPRGASTITMQLAKNLFLWPGRSYLRKGLEIPLALWIDLVLSKRRILELYLNVAEWGDGVFGAEAAARRHFGKSASELSRSEAARLATALPNPILRNPANPSKRHSAHARTIRGRATPAQVPVDCLALEKG
- the rpmF gene encoding 50S ribosomal protein L32 codes for the protein MAVPKRKTSRMKRGFRRSADALNQQAYVEDKDSGELRRPHHIDLKSGMYRGRQILEPKSSV